The sequence CAGCCTAAGACCAAGGCGACACAGACTCCTTTGTCTGTCGGCGCAGAAACATGAGGGAACAATGCACAAAGAAGAGTTAGAGCAGGAGTTTTTCAAGTCCTTCACCGTCCTTTTCGTCGAAGACGAGGAGGATGTCCGAGAGGCGTTTGTTAATTTTTTGAAACGCCGATTCAAAGAGGTCTATCTGGCCAAAGATGGAAAAGAGGGTTTTGAGGCTTTCCAAAAATATGCCCCTGATGTGATCATCACCGACATTATCATGCCTGAGCTCAATGGTCTAGCCATGAGCGCCATGATCAAACAGATCGAACCCGATGCTCCAATTATCGTGGTCACTGCGCATGATGATGTAAATCTCTTGGTTGAAGCGATTGGCATTGGAATTGATGGCTATGTGATGAAGCCTATCAATGATAAGCTTTTGGTTCAGACGATCAAAAAAGCGCTCTTTGGTCTGCGCTACCAACGAGCCAAGAAAGATATTCAAGAAAAAGACACGATGATCTCTGTGGTGGCGGATAACTCTCCCGCGGGGATCTGTCTCTTTGGCGATAATGGAATCATCTATGCCAACAAAGCCCTAGAGACCATCACGGGCTACTCCAAGAGCGAGCTTATCGGCGGCTCACTCCTAGATATCATCCAGAGCGATTCCAAGCGCCTCTCGGAGCGAATCAACCTCTCTTTAGATAGTGCCTGCAATCTTGAAAAATATTCAGAGATTCGGATTAAAACCAAAACAGGCAAGATTCGCTACATTGACCTCATCGCCAATTCGGTGGAGTTTAAAGAGGGGTATGTCTGCATCGCCAACATGATCGATGTGACGGATAAGAAGTGGTTCAAAGAGGAGCTGGAGCACAGCCGAGCCAAGCTAGAGGAGCTCAATCGTGAGCTCAAATATAATATGCAGGTGATCCAGCAGAAGAATCGTCTCCTTGAAGATCAGCTCTACACTGATAAGCTCACCAGCCTTCCCAATCGGCGCAAGCTTCTTGAAGACCTCAAGCACGCCCCTTCTCCCTTTTTGATCCTGCTTAATATCGATTCCTTTAAAGAGGTGAATGACTTCTATGGGACGGAGATCGGCGACTTTGTCCTCAAAGAGATTGCCAAGCGCTTAGGACTTTTTGTTCATCAGGGGCGCTTCAGGCTCTACAAGCTTCAAGCCGACGAGTATGCGCTTTTGGATATGGAGTGCTCTAGGGATGAAGATCTAGAAGGCGTGGGGCAGAAGGTGCATGATGATGTGGATAGTCACCTCATCTTTCTCAAAGAGCAGGAGATTCATATCCAAATCTCAGCAGGAATGGCCTTTGGCGAGAATGAGACGGTGATGACTCGTGCCGATATTGCGCTCAAGCTTGCCAAAAAGCACAACAAGCCCTTCCTTATCTATAATGACACCATGATGGTCATGAAAGAGTATGAGGAGAATTTCCGATGGATTCGGATGCTCAAAAATGCACTGGATGACAATCGAATCATCTGCTATTTCCAGCCCGTATTCAACAATAAAACCAAAGAGGTCTATAAATACGAGTGTCTCGCGAGGCTTCTTGGTGAGGATGGCAAGGTCTACTCTCCCTTCTTTTTTATCGAAATCTCCAAAAAAGCGCGACTCTATCATCGAATCACTCAAGCGATCGTCTCGGACGCCTGTAGGGTTTTTAAAGAGGTCAACTGTAAATTCTCCATCAACCTCTCTATTGATGACATTCTTGATCACCACACCATTAACTTCATCATCGAAGAGCTGGAACGACACGGGGTTGCACACAAGGCGATCTTTGAGATTCTAGAATCAGAGGGGATTGATAACTACGAAGAGGTGGATGCTTTTATTCAACGCGTTAGGAAGCTTGGCTGCCAAATCGCTATCGATGACTTTGGAAGTGGATACTCCAATTTTGCCCATATTTTGCGACTCAATGTGGACATCATCAAAATTGATGCCTCCATTATCCAAAACTCTGACACGGACAAAAACTCCCAAATCATTGCTAAAACCATTGTGGAGTTCTCAAGAAAATTGGGAATCAAGACCGTGGCAGAGTTCGTCCACAGCAAAGAGATTCTAGAGACGGTGAAGAGCTTTGGGGTGGACTACTCGCAGGGCTACTTTATTGGAGAGCCCTCAAGGGAGCTGCTCTCTTAAAAGAAGTCCAAGAGGAAGCCTTTCTCACTCTTTATCGAGGATAGAGTAGCGGAGATTGGTGATGGAGAGTCCGTTTTTGGAGGATCTTCTAGATCGCTTCTGGCTTCCAAAGGAGAGTTTGATGATGAGGGCAATGACGATGATCGCCAAAGCCAATGCGGCTAATTCCATAATGAGACCTTTCTAAAAGCGCCAAAAAGCATAGATGAGAACAAGGGTTCGCGGAGTGATTCTATAAAAACTTATTTTTAATTTAGATTAATGGGGCCAGCGGAACTCCCTTCGAGGAACTGCCTCACTCTAGGATTTTCGCTTTTGGCGAACTGCTCTTTGCTGGAGCACTCGATGATTCTACCCTCAAAAAGCATTGCCATGTAGTCGGCCGCTTTGAAGCTCTCTTTGAGGTCGTGACTGATGAGAATAGAGGTGGTCTGGAGCTCTTTTTGAAGATGGATGATCATCTGGGTGATGAGGTCGCTGGTGATGGGATCAAGGCCGCTGGTGGGCTCATCGTAGAGAATCACCTTGGGGTCAAGGATGATGCTTCGAGCCAGCCCCACCCGCTTTTTCATCCCGCCACTCAGCTCATCGGGATACAAAAGAGCAACCTCATCGGGCTTGAGGCCGACCATCTCAAGGCGAGAGAGCACTTTGGCGCGAATCTCTCTTTCGCTTAAACGTGTGTGCTCGCGAAGAGGGAAAGCGACATTTTCATAGACATTCTTGCTATCAAAAAGCGCCCCGCTTTGGAAGAGAAATCCAATCTCTTTGCGAAGCTCATAAAGGCGCTTGGGTGAAGCAGATAGAATGCTCTCATTGTGGAGGAGAATATCTCCGCCATCAGGCTCTAGGAGTCGAACAATGAGCTTGATGATGGTTGATTTTCCGCTTCCAGAGAGGCCAAAAATCACCGTGGTTTTCCCCTCTTTGGCCTCTAGGGTGATGTCGGTTAGAACCTTTTTAGCGCCAAACGATTTTGCCACCCCTTTGAGCTCTAGCATAGGCTTAAATCACTCCCCTGGTTGATCAAATTGGCTGATGAGCACCCCTTCAAGTAGCTCATCCAAATCGCCATCAAGAATTGCTTCAATATTGCTGTAGGCAATGTTGCTACGAGTGTCTTTGACCTGCTGATAGGGGGCGAGAACATAGCTTCGTATCTGGTGCCCCCAGCCAATCTCGCTCTTCTCCATCGAATCGTATTCAGCACTTCTTTTGGCGAGCTCTAGCTCATAGAGCCTGCTTTTGAGCATCTTGAAGGCGGTGGCCTTGTTTTTGTGTTGGCTTCGGTCATTTTGGCACTGCACCACGATACCTGTGGGGATGTGAGTGATTCGTATCGCGCTCTCAGTCTTGTTGACATGCTGCCCCCCCGCCCCGCTGGCACGATAGGTGTCAAGACGAAGATCTTTCTCTTCGATCTCTATATCGATATCATCATCCACTTCAGGGCTCACCATGACGGAGGTGAAGGAGGTGTGACGCTTAGCGTTGGCATCAAAGGGAGAGATCCTCACAAGACGATGGATTCCGTTTTCCACTTTGAGATAGCCATAGGCATTCTCCCCTTTGATGATGAAGGAGGCGTCTTTGATTCCCGCCTCTTCACCCTCTTGGTAGTCGAGCACCTCCACCTTGAAGCCTCTTCGTTCTGCCCAGCGCAGATACATTCGATAGAGAATGCTCGCCCAATCTTGCGATTCGGTTCCGCCTGCTCCAGGGTGAATGGTGATAATGGCGTTTGAGCCATCATGTTCGCCGCTTAACATCACCTCAATCTCGACACTTTTGATCTCTTTCTCTAGGTGTCCCGATTCTTCAAAAAGGAGTCCAAGGGTCTCTTCGTCGTTGTCTTGCGTGGCAATCTCAAAGAGCTCTTTGGCGTCATTGATCGCTTGATTAGCCTCTTCATATTTTTTCAAAATGCGCTCTAGTTTGCGCTTCTCTTTTTGAACCTCTCCAGCTTTGGTGGCGTCATTCCAAAAGCCCTCAGAGTGTTCCAGCGCTTCAATCTCTCCAAGTCGATTCTCTATGGAATCGGGCTTGATGATTTTAGCGATGTTGTCGCGCTTGGTTGAGAGCTCTTTGAGAAGTTCCCCATATTCATAACTATCCAAGAAGATTCCACCCTTGTTTTAGAACTTTTTTGTCACCAAAGGGGTTTAGCTAACCCTGACTTTGATATAATCCGTGTTTATTATTCTACAGAAGCGAGGCTTAATAGATGCAAATAGTGACCTCTCCCAGCGAGCTTCGGGCTCTAAGGAGGGAGTGGAAGGGGACGGTAGGATTTGTCCCAACCATGGGAGCGCTCCACAAGGGGCATCTCACTTTGATTCAAAAATCCAAAGCGCAAAACGAAAAAAGTATCGTCTCCATTTTTGTCAATCCGACCCAATTTGGGGAAAATGAAGATTTTGCTCACTACCCGCGAAAGCCCGAAGCGGATGCGAACATCTGCCAAAAAGCGGGTGTGGACATTCTTTTTATGCCTAAGGCTGAAGATATCTATTTTGAAGGAGATGAGGTGCTCCTCAAAGCGCCTCAAAAAAGTGGATTTGTTTTGGAGGGGGCGGCGAGGCCAGGGCATTTTGATGGAGTGCTTCGAGTGGTTCTCAAGCTTCTCCATCTCACCTCGCCCACGCGAGCCTATTTTGGGCAAAAAGATACACAGCAGCTCCTGCTCATTCAAAAGATGGCGCGCGAACTCTTTCTGCCCTATGAAATTGTGCCTTGTCCTACGGAGCGCGATAGCGATGGATTGGCGCTTAGCTCTAGAAATGCCTACTTATCTGAAGCTGAAAAAAAAGAGGCACTCAAGATTTCCGCTTCTTTAAAAGAGGCAACCAAGCATATCATGACGGGAGAGCTCCAATCCTCTCAAATCAAAGAGCGCGCATTGAAAGTGCTAGAGGGAGTTGAGGTGGAGTACTTTGAGATTGTGGATAGAAATCTTATGCCACTGGAGCGCATCATCAAGGGAGAGACCATTATCTTGGTGACGGCGAGAGTGGGTAAGGTGAGATTGCTCGACAATCTTTGGATTTGAAAAGGGATAAAGGAGATTGCGACATCAGGAATCGACCAAACCGAGATGATGGACGCCGTTTAAACCAAATGACATTCTTTGAGGGAGGGATGGCAGAGATGAAGAAAATGGAATTAATGGAGGGAGAGGGTTTTAGTAGCCCCTCTTGTTTACTGCCTTCTTTGGAAGGCCTAGAGGAGATTAAGCCAGGAATGCTGGCGACTAGGATCGTCAATAGGGCGATGAGGCAGGCGAGTGGTAAATACCTCTCATTAAGGCCTATTGACAGAGATAGACTTCCCGCCCCTAGAGAGGGAAAGCACTATCTGCTCTATGCTCATGTGCCTTTTTGCTCCACGCTCTGCACCTATTGCACTTTCAATCGATTCTTGTTTGAGGAAGAGAAGGCTAGACGCTATTTTCGCTCTCTAAGGCAAGAGATGAAGATGGCGTATGAGCTTGGATATCGCTTTGATTCCATGTATGTGGGCGGCGGGACAACTTCGATTTTAGTGGATGAGCTCTGCGCGACGATTGATCTAGCCAGAGAGCTTTTCCCACTCAAAGAGGTCTCATGCGAATCAGACCCCAATAACATCGACAAAGAGACGATGGCTCACCTCAAAGGACGAGTGGATCGAATCTCTGTAGGGGTTCAGAGCTTTGATGATGATATTTTAAAGCGCGTGGGTCGTTATGAGAAGTTTGGAGGCGGGGAGGAGACCCTCTCTAAGCTTCAAGCCCTCATGGGGGCGCTTCCCGTGGTCAACATAGATCTTATTTTTAATTTTCCCACCCAAGATGAGAAGATGTTGAGGCGTGATCTAGAGATCATCAAGCGACTCTCCCCCACGCAGGTGACGGCCTATCCGCTCATGTCTTCTCCCTCGGTCAAAAGTCTCATCAAGCGTTCCATTGGCGATATCTCACTGGATAAAGAGGCGACGCTTTATAGGGTGATTTTAGAGGAGCTTTTGGGAGAGTACAATCAAATTTCCTCTTGGGCTTTTTCCAAAAAGGGAGATGATATCATTGATGAGTATGTGGTGAATCATGATGAGTATGTGGGAATTGGATCGGGCTCGTTTAGCTTTCTTGATGGGGTCCTCTACACCAATACTTTTTCTCTCAAAGAGTATGCCACTCGCATTGAATCAGGAAAGATGGGGCTCTCTAGAGCGCGAAAATATGGGCGTTTGAGCCAGATGCAGTATCGCCTCATGGTGGGGCTCTTTGGGGGAGGGGTGCACAAAGAGAGCTTTAGCCGACAGTTTAAAATGCCTATAGAGGTGGGGCTTTTTAAGGAGCTTCTCTTTTTGCGATGCGCGGGAGCGATCAGAGAAAAAGAGGGAGTTTTGTATCCCACGCTCAAAGGAAAATATCTCTTTTTATCGATGATGAAGGAGTTCTACATCGGGATGGACACGGTGCGCGAGGAGTCTCGCGCTCGCCTAAGCTCAGAGGATATGTAAAACTTCCCTAGGAGCCGCGATTTTTGCGGAACTCCCTAGGAGTGAAGTTGGTCCACTGCTTGAAAGCGCGATTGAAGGCGCTAGTCTCAGAATAGCCTAGCCTCTCGGCCACCTCTTGAATATTGATCTCTTTAGTCTTGAGGTAGTGACAGGCGAGCTGTTTTTTGGTCGAGATAATGAGCTCTTGAAAGGTTGTCCCCTCAACCTTGAGTCTGTTTTGAAGTGTTCTAGGTGTGATCTCTAGACGCTTGGCAACATCTTTGACTTCGGGTGCTTTATAGTGAATCATCTCAGAGAGGATTCTAGTCACCCGAATCGAATAACTCTCCTCCTCTTCATCCAAGATTCGATCCGCTTGCATCTTGAAAAATTCCAACATCGCTATATTGGGGCAGCAGACGGGATAACCTAGAATCTCTTTGGAAAAATAGATGAGATTATTAGGCGCTTCAAACTCTAGATTTTGCCCAAAAATAGGATAGTAGGCTTCGATATTTTCAGGGCGCCTGTGGGTGAATTTAACCACCTCAGGCCGAATCGTCTCTTTGGTGAGATCATTGAGAATCGCCACAAAGGCGCTCAGATTGACCTCGTTGGAGTAACGATCCATGGGAGGCTTTTCAGGGGGCGTGGTGGAGAGTGAGATCTTGACATAGCGACCCCCCTCGCTCTTCTGGACAAAGAAAGATCGGCTAAGAAGGGTGTGGTAGCGGAGGAGATTTTCTAGCGCCACAGAAATCGTGGGAGAGTTCTCTAGGATGTAGCCTAGAATCCCTAAGGCGTTAGGGCGAATATTTTCCCCGATATAGAGACCTAGATTTTGATTTCCCGTGATTTTTACCACTCGCAAGAAAATGTTCTTATAAGAGGCGATATCCACCGAGGCCTTTGCATCTCTGAGTTGGTCTAGAATCTCAGGCGAGAGCTCGGAGGAGGGGAATAGGCGCTGATTTCTCGTGAGGTGACCGAGGATGAAATTGATCGCGGCCGAGCTAACCTTTTGCCTCATGGATTCCTTTCAGTTAATATCGCCTCCAAAGCTCCTGTTAAGGGTGTTGGGAGGGATTCTCATAATGGCACAAAATATCAATTTTTTTGAAAACTTTGTCAAGAAAAAAAGTCGGATAAATTGTATCATGAAAGCGTGACTACAATCATTAAACGACTGTAATCTATATCGAATAAGGAGGGTGGCAAGTGGAAACAACTATGACACGTAGAGATTTCCTAAAAAGTGCCGGTGCTGCGGGCGCAGCGGGTCTAGTCTGGTCGCAGACGATTCCTGGAACGCTTGGAGCGCTGGAGAAACAAGAGATTAAAGGCTCGGCCAAATTCGTCCCCAGTATCTGTGAGATGTGTACAAGTTCCTGTACGATCGAAGCAAGAGTGGAAGGGGATAAAGGAGTCTTTATTCGAGGCAATCCAAAAGACAAAAGCCGTGGCGGTAAAGTGTGCGCGCGTGGCGGCTCAGGCTTTAATCAACTCTACGATCCCCAAAGGCTAGTGAAGCCCATCATGAGAGTGGGTGAGCGAGGCGAAGGGAAGTGGAAAGAGGTGAGCTGGGATGAGGCTTACACCTTTATCGCCAAGAAGCTTGATGAGATCAAGCAAAAGCATGGCGCTCATACGGTGGCTTTCACCGCCAGAAGCGGTTGGAACAAGACTTGGTTCCATCATCTTGCTCAAGCCTATGGCTCACCTAATATTTTCGGACACGAATCAACCTGTCCCCTCGCCTACAATATGGCGGGACGAGATGTGTTTGGTGGCAGCATGAACCGAGATTTTGCGAAGGCAAAATATATCATCAACATGGGTCACAATGTCTTTGAAGGAATCGTCATCTCCTACGTGAGACAATACATGGAGGCGATTGAAAATGGCGCCAAAGTGGTCACACTAGAGCCTAGACTCTCTGTCATGGCACAAAAAGCGAGCGAATGGCACGCGATCAAGCCAGGGCATGACCTTCCCTTTGTTCTTGGCTTCATGCACACGCTCATTTTTGAGAATCTCTATGACAAGAAATTTGTTCAAAAGTATTGCACAGGCTTTGAGGAGCTTAAAGCCTCTATCGAGCCTTGCACACCAGAGAAGATGGCGCTAGAGTGCGATATTCCCGCTGATACCATCAAGCGACTCGCAAGAGAGTTTGCCAAAGCAGCTCCCAAGGCGATTTTTGACTTTGGTCACCGTGTCACCTTCACTCCCCAAGAGTTGGAGCTCAGACGAGCGATGATGATGGTCAATGCGCTAGTGGGTAATATCGAGAGAGATGGGGGAATGTATTTTGGCAAAAATGCAAGCTTCTACAACCAATTCCTAGGTGAAGAAGACCCCAAAGCCAAAGGACTTAAAAAACCTAAAACTCCAGCCTACCCCAAGGTTGAAGTGCCTCGAATCGATCGCATCGGCGAAAAAGATGGAGAGTTCTTCTTGGCTAATAAGGGTGAGGGAATCGTGAGTCTTGTGCCAAAAGCCACGCTCAATGAGCTTCCTGGGGTTCCCTGTAAAATTCATGGCTGGTTTATCGTCAGAAACAACCCTGTCATGACTCAAACCAACGCAGACACCGTCATTAAGGCGCTCAAATCGATGGATTTAGTGGTGTGCGTCGATATTCAGGTCTCTGATACGGCTTGGTTTGCGGACGTGGTGCTTCCTGATACGACCTATCTTGAGAGAGATGAGGAGTTCACCGCAGGTGGAGGCAAGAATCCTAGCTTTGGAATCGGGCGCCAAAAAGTGGTCGAGCCCCTAGGAGATGCAAAGCCTGGATGGAAGATTGCCAAAGAGCTGTCTGAGAAGATGGGTCTGGGTGAATATTTCCCATGGAAAGATATCGAGGATTATCGACTGCAGCAAGTTGATGGCGACCTTGATCTTTTGGCCAAACTCAAAAAAGATGGAAGCGCTAGCTTTGGCGTGCCCCTCATGCTTCAAGAGAAGAAGAGTGTGGCAGAGTTTGTCAAGAAATTCCCTGGCGCTGCTTCCAAGGTCAACGAAGAGGGTTTGATTGACTTCCCTAAAAAGATTCAGCTCTTTAGTCCCAAACTAGAAGAGGTTTCAGGGAAGGGAGGGCTTGGCTATGAGCCTTTCAAATACAAAGAGGAAGATGAGCTCTACTTTGTTCAAGGGAAAACCCCCGTGCGAAGTAACTCTCACACAGGTAATGTGCCTTGGCTCAACAACCTCATGGAGTATGACGCGATCTGGATCCACCCCAAAACCGCAAGCAAGCTGGGAATTAAAAACGGGGATGCGATTGAGCTTTATAACAAATTCAGCTCGCAAAAGTCCAAAGCGCTCATCACCGAAGGGGTGCGCGAGGATACACTCTTTGGATATTTTGGCTTTGGTCATGTCAGCAAAGACCTAAAGAGGGCTTATGGCAAGGGAGTCAACTCCAATGCTCTAATGCCCAGCTTCACTTCGCCTAACTCAGGGATGGATCTCCATGTCTTTGGCGTCAAAGTGAAGAAAGCGTAAGGGGAGGGAAGAATCATGGCAAAAAAATATGGAATGATCCACGATGAGAATCTATGCATCGGTTGCCAAGCGTGCAATATCGCCTGTCGATCTGAAAACAAGATTCCTGATAGTGTTTACCGATTGCAAGTCTGGGTGCAGGGCCCCAAGAAGCTACCTGATGGAACACTCAGCTTCAACTATCACCGACAATCTTGCGTTCAGTGTGAAAACACCCCCTGCGTGAGTGTCTGCCCCACCAAGGCCTCTTACGTGAATGAAGATGGGATTGTGAGCGTCAATGTCGATCTTTGCGTTGGATGCCTCTATTGCATCGCGGCGTGTCCCTATCAGGCGCGATATGTGGATCCTGTGACCAAGGCTCCCGATAAGTGCAACTTCTGTAAAGATACGCGTCTAGCGCGTGGCGAAGAGCCTGCGTGTGTGACCGTCTGCCC comes from Wolinella succinogenes DSM 1740 and encodes:
- a CDS encoding coproporphyrinogen III oxidase family protein, coding for MKKMELMEGEGFSSPSCLLPSLEGLEEIKPGMLATRIVNRAMRQASGKYLSLRPIDRDRLPAPREGKHYLLYAHVPFCSTLCTYCTFNRFLFEEEKARRYFRSLRQEMKMAYELGYRFDSMYVGGGTTSILVDELCATIDLARELFPLKEVSCESDPNNIDKETMAHLKGRVDRISVGVQSFDDDILKRVGRYEKFGGGEETLSKLQALMGALPVVNIDLIFNFPTQDEKMLRRDLEIIKRLSPTQVTAYPLMSSPSVKSLIKRSIGDISLDKEATLYRVILEELLGEYNQISSWAFSKKGDDIIDEYVVNHDEYVGIGSGSFSFLDGVLYTNTFSLKEYATRIESGKMGLSRARKYGRLSQMQYRLMVGLFGGGVHKESFSRQFKMPIEVGLFKELLFLRCAGAIREKEGVLYPTLKGKYLFLSMMKEFYIGMDTVREESRARLSSEDM
- a CDS encoding 4Fe-4S dicluster domain-containing protein; its protein translation is MAKKYGMIHDENLCIGCQACNIACRSENKIPDSVYRLQVWVQGPKKLPDGTLSFNYHRQSCVQCENTPCVSVCPTKASYVNEDGIVSVNVDLCVGCLYCIAACPYQARYVDPVTKAPDKCNFCKDTRLARGEEPACVTVCPTDALTFGDMSDPKSKINKVLASKPTLRPKESLGTKPKLFIVPNKRGGIES
- a CDS encoding EAL domain-containing protein, translating into MHKEELEQEFFKSFTVLFVEDEEDVREAFVNFLKRRFKEVYLAKDGKEGFEAFQKYAPDVIITDIIMPELNGLAMSAMIKQIEPDAPIIVVTAHDDVNLLVEAIGIGIDGYVMKPINDKLLVQTIKKALFGLRYQRAKKDIQEKDTMISVVADNSPAGICLFGDNGIIYANKALETITGYSKSELIGGSLLDIIQSDSKRLSERINLSLDSACNLEKYSEIRIKTKTGKIRYIDLIANSVEFKEGYVCIANMIDVTDKKWFKEELEHSRAKLEELNRELKYNMQVIQQKNRLLEDQLYTDKLTSLPNRRKLLEDLKHAPSPFLILLNIDSFKEVNDFYGTEIGDFVLKEIAKRLGLFVHQGRFRLYKLQADEYALLDMECSRDEDLEGVGQKVHDDVDSHLIFLKEQEIHIQISAGMAFGENETVMTRADIALKLAKKHNKPFLIYNDTMMVMKEYEENFRWIRMLKNALDDNRIICYFQPVFNNKTKEVYKYECLARLLGEDGKVYSPFFFIEISKKARLYHRITQAIVSDACRVFKEVNCKFSINLSIDDILDHHTINFIIEELERHGVAHKAIFEILESEGIDNYEEVDAFIQRVRKLGCQIAIDDFGSGYSNFAHILRLNVDIIKIDASIIQNSDTDKNSQIIAKTIVEFSRKLGIKTVAEFVHSKEILETVKSFGVDYSQGYFIGEPSRELLS
- the prfB gene encoding peptide chain release factor 2, which gives rise to MDSYEYGELLKELSTKRDNIAKIIKPDSIENRLGEIEALEHSEGFWNDATKAGEVQKEKRKLERILKKYEEANQAINDAKELFEIATQDNDEETLGLLFEESGHLEKEIKSVEIEVMLSGEHDGSNAIITIHPGAGGTESQDWASILYRMYLRWAERRGFKVEVLDYQEGEEAGIKDASFIIKGENAYGYLKVENGIHRLVRISPFDANAKRHTSFTSVMVSPEVDDDIDIEIEEKDLRLDTYRASGAGGQHVNKTESAIRITHIPTGIVVQCQNDRSQHKNKATAFKMLKSRLYELELAKRSAEYDSMEKSEIGWGHQIRSYVLAPYQQVKDTRSNIAYSNIEAILDGDLDELLEGVLISQFDQPGE
- a CDS encoding ABC transporter ATP-binding protein yields the protein MLELKGVAKSFGAKKVLTDITLEAKEGKTTVIFGLSGSGKSTIIKLIVRLLEPDGGDILLHNESILSASPKRLYELRKEIGFLFQSGALFDSKNVYENVAFPLREHTRLSEREIRAKVLSRLEMVGLKPDEVALLYPDELSGGMKKRVGLARSIILDPKVILYDEPTSGLDPITSDLITQMIIHLQKELQTTSILISHDLKESFKAADYMAMLFEGRIIECSSKEQFAKSENPRVRQFLEGSSAGPINLN
- the phsA gene encoding thiosulfate reductase PhsA: METTMTRRDFLKSAGAAGAAGLVWSQTIPGTLGALEKQEIKGSAKFVPSICEMCTSSCTIEARVEGDKGVFIRGNPKDKSRGGKVCARGGSGFNQLYDPQRLVKPIMRVGERGEGKWKEVSWDEAYTFIAKKLDEIKQKHGAHTVAFTARSGWNKTWFHHLAQAYGSPNIFGHESTCPLAYNMAGRDVFGGSMNRDFAKAKYIINMGHNVFEGIVISYVRQYMEAIENGAKVVTLEPRLSVMAQKASEWHAIKPGHDLPFVLGFMHTLIFENLYDKKFVQKYCTGFEELKASIEPCTPEKMALECDIPADTIKRLAREFAKAAPKAIFDFGHRVTFTPQELELRRAMMMVNALVGNIERDGGMYFGKNASFYNQFLGEEDPKAKGLKKPKTPAYPKVEVPRIDRIGEKDGEFFLANKGEGIVSLVPKATLNELPGVPCKIHGWFIVRNNPVMTQTNADTVIKALKSMDLVVCVDIQVSDTAWFADVVLPDTTYLERDEEFTAGGGKNPSFGIGRQKVVEPLGDAKPGWKIAKELSEKMGLGEYFPWKDIEDYRLQQVDGDLDLLAKLKKDGSASFGVPLMLQEKKSVAEFVKKFPGAASKVNEEGLIDFPKKIQLFSPKLEEVSGKGGLGYEPFKYKEEDELYFVQGKTPVRSNSHTGNVPWLNNLMEYDAIWIHPKTASKLGIKNGDAIELYNKFSSQKSKALITEGVREDTLFGYFGFGHVSKDLKRAYGKGVNSNALMPSFTSPNSGMDLHVFGVKVKKA
- a CDS encoding AraC family transcriptional regulator gives rise to the protein MRQKVSSAAINFILGHLTRNQRLFPSSELSPEILDQLRDAKASVDIASYKNIFLRVVKITGNQNLGLYIGENIRPNALGILGYILENSPTISVALENLLRYHTLLSRSFFVQKSEGGRYVKISLSTTPPEKPPMDRYSNEVNLSAFVAILNDLTKETIRPEVVKFTHRRPENIEAYYPIFGQNLEFEAPNNLIYFSKEILGYPVCCPNIAMLEFFKMQADRILDEEEESYSIRVTRILSEMIHYKAPEVKDVAKRLEITPRTLQNRLKVEGTTFQELIISTKKQLACHYLKTKEINIQEVAERLGYSETSAFNRAFKQWTNFTPREFRKNRGS
- the panC gene encoding pantoate--beta-alanine ligase codes for the protein MQIVTSPSELRALRREWKGTVGFVPTMGALHKGHLTLIQKSKAQNEKSIVSIFVNPTQFGENEDFAHYPRKPEADANICQKAGVDILFMPKAEDIYFEGDEVLLKAPQKSGFVLEGAARPGHFDGVLRVVLKLLHLTSPTRAYFGQKDTQQLLLIQKMARELFLPYEIVPCPTERDSDGLALSSRNAYLSEAEKKEALKISASLKEATKHIMTGELQSSQIKERALKVLEGVEVEYFEIVDRNLMPLERIIKGETIILVTARVGKVRLLDNLWI